GCCTGTTCTTCAGCGGCAGACCAGTTAAAGGTTCCTTCGCCAAACAGGCACTGAGAACCGGCTAATATAAACTGGACAGTGCTGAGAGGGTCGTCCACGTGGAAAATGCCGTCTCGGTTTCCCTGACTGACAACCTCAGCCAATATAGGACCAAATACTCTAACGGTTTCAACGTTAATACGATCGTGAAGCGCCTTGTTTGTAGGGTGGTGCATACCGTCAACAACGCTTTGCCTTTCGGCCGCTAGCGCACTTTGTTTGCTGATGATCGACACTATTTTCTCAACGGCATTGAGATCGCCATTGTTAGCAATCAACCGGGATTCGTGTGCCATATCGGCTACTAGTCGCTCTGTTAATGCATCAAGGATCTCTTCTTTTGATTTGAAGTAGTGGTAGAACGTCCCTTTGGCAATTTCCGCCGTGCGCACGATTTCATCAACAGACGTTTTTTCATAACCTTTCATTTGAAACAGCCTTTCAGCAACGGAAAGTATTTCCGTTCGCCGAACCTCGGGGGCTTTAACGATTCGCATTGGGAGTACCTTTTTCTTTTTTATATTAAAAATTCGCGACGGCACCTTGTTGATGAACATACTGTATAGTATTGACCGACCGTCGGTCAATTATAAAAAATGGTTTTTGAGAGTTTACGTTCTAACGTGTGGAACGCTGCGCGTAGCGGTTGGCGGAGAGAGAAGAGGACATTTAGTGGTGTAAATAAATACTTTCAAAGATTTACTTTTTTCTATTGAAAGCATTAATTCAGAGGCGTATTTTATTTGTCAGACAAAAAGGGCTGTTAGCTCAGTTGGTAGAGCAGTGGACTCTTAATCCATAGGTCGCGGGTTCGAATCCCTCACAGCCCATCTCTTTCCTTTCTGTTCGTTCTGCATATCTCTTCATATTCTCTTGCATCAGGATTACGTGTGTTATCGCCCGCGTTTTATGTGATTTACAACCCTTTTTTCGCTATGATAGCCGGACGTTAGATAGGGGCTTTACGCTTCCATGCTGAGTGTTATCACCTGATAGAGACGAGATTAAAGTAGAGGATTGACTGAGATGAATCGTTTTTTCCCATACGTAGCTGCAACGCTTATCTGTGTTTCATCATCGATTTTCGCATCCCTTTAGACGCGTTTAAAGACGCTAAAGGCAGCGTCAATATCGCTGGTGGAACGGCCCATATTCCCGTGATGGTTGGCGCGGCCAAAAATATCATGAGTGCAAATCCCAATGTAAACATTACCGTTACCGGTGGTGGTTCGGGCGTTGGCGTTCAAAAGGTGGGTGAAGGCTTAGTTGAGATTGGCAACACCGGTCGTGCCCTGAAGCAGAGCGAAATAGACAAGTATGGACTGGTGAGCTTTCCGTTCGCTATTGACGGCGTAGCCGTTGTTGTTAACGAGGCGAACAGCGCGAAGTCCCTAAGCCGTGAGCAACTGAGTGATATTTTCTCTGGGAAGATCGCTAACTGGAAGCAGGTTGGCGGCAGCGATGCGCCTATTTCCCTGTACGTGAGAGAAGACGGAAGCGGTACTCGAGAAGTGTTTGAAGAGAAGGCTCTGAATAAGGGAACCGAGCTTGCTCAAGCCAACGTGGTGAACTCAAACGGCGCCATGAAAACTGCCGTGATGCAGGATAAAAACGCCATTGGCTACGTGGGAATTGGCCATCTGGACAACTCTCTTCACGGCGTAACGGTTGACGGCATGATTCCTTCACAGGAAAACGCTGCCAGCGGTAGCTATAAGATCACCCGCCTGCTCTATATGAACACCAAAGGCCAGCCGCAGGGGCTGACCAAGGCGTTTATCGACTACGTATATAGCCCTGAAGGAACGGCCATTATCGAAAAATCTGGCTACCTGCCGACGGGGAAAAGTGAGTAACAGTCACGACGGCGCCGGTTTGCCACTGCGTTTGGCAACGGCGCTTACGGTGTGCGGCATCGGCTTGATTTTCCTGATGGTGTTTGCTTTTGCCGTACCTGTCTTGGCTCCCCACAGCGGCACTGATGGCTCAGGCCTGTTTTCCTGGCTGTGGAGTCCATCAAAGGGGCAGTTTGGAATTTTACCGATGATAGCGGGCTCAGTGCTGCTATCGCTGTCGGCAGTGGCGCTGTCTTGGCCGTTGGCGATTGGGCTGTGCGGGTGGTTACTTAACGCAACCGCGCCGAACGCTTCAGTGTTTACTCGCCTTTTGACTCGACTTATTGCCGGGCTTATTCGCTTTATGACCGCCGTACCGACGGTGGTTTACGGTTTTGTCGCAATCTTTCTCCTGACTCCTCTGGTGCGCGGTGCAGTAGGAGGGGGCTCTGGCTTAAACTGGCTGTCTGCCTGCCTTATTCTTAGTTTACTGCTGCTGCCAACAATGGTGTTAGTCATGGACACTGGCCTGCGCCCACGTATGGAAAAGCTGCACCTAAGCGCATCCGCTCTCGGCTTTAATCGACTGCAAACTCTCCTGTACTTTGTTTTCTCTCAGGGAAGACGATGCCTGTTAACCGCTCTGATTCTTGGATTTGGGAGAGGCATCGGCGATACGCTTATTTCTTTAATGCTGTCGGGAAACTGGCCTCAGTTGCCTATTTTTCCGACAGACAGTCTGCGAACGTTAACGGCTCACATGGCGCTGGTTACTGCAAATGAGGTTGGCGGCACGGCCTATAACTCACTGTTTGCCGCTGGCGCCGTTTTACTGTTGATTAACGGCTGCGTCAGTCTGGCTTTACGGCGTTTAGAACGGGGAGTCGGCAGTGAAGTCTGAGCGACCGATTGTACTACTCACGGCTGTTGGGTGGTTGGCAGTGGCTATTCTGCTGGTGGCAATGGGAAGCCTGCTTGGCTTTTTGCTGGTGAAGGGCGTTCCGGCGCTTAACGTTTCGCTGTTCTTTGGCGATACCCCCGTGAAAGAGGCGCTTTTTGGTGGACGTCCCGTATGGGATGGTATATGGCCCGCCTGTGTGGGAACGCTTTATCTGGTTTGCCTAACGGTTGCTTTGGCGCTATTTCCCGGTATTGGCTGCGGAATTTATCTGGCGGAGTATGCGGGGCCTCGGCAGAAGCAATGGTTAGGGTGTGCAATTGACGTTCTGGCCGGTATTCCCTCTATCGTGATGGGGCTGTTTGGCTTTACCCTGATTCTTTTTCTTCGCTATACCTTTTTCCCTCAGGCCAATACGGGTCTTTTGTTGGCGGCTGTCTGCCTGGCGCTGCTCGTTTTACCCTCTGTTGTACTGACTTCTCGAGAAGCGCTGACGGCGCTTCCGGAGGAGCTGAGGCTGACCTGCTCCGCTCTGGGATTTAGTCGCCGAGAGCGTTTGCGCTATGTTTTACTGCCTGCTGCCAGCAGGGGGATTTTGGGTGGCATCGTTCTGGCTTTTGGCCGCGCAGCAGAAGACACGGCGGTGATCCTGCTTACCGGTGTGGTGGCCAATGCGGGGCTGGCAAACGGCATCTTTGACAAGTTTCAGGCGTTGCCGTTTACCATTTACTATACCGCTGCGCAGTATCAGACACAGGAAGAGCTGCAGCGTGGGTTCGGTGCTGCACTGGTTTTACTTTTACTGGCAGGTAGTTTACTGCTTGGCGCTTACGCCATTGAAAAAACCTACCGTTTACGTTGGAAAAAGGGAGTTCTATGACTATCGCCGCCCGAGTGAGTGATGTGTCTATCGCGTTTGGTGGGCAAAGCATTGTTAGCAAAGTCAGTCTGGAGGTTCCCGCACGAAAGATCAGCGTGCTGATTGGGCGGTCTGGTTCTGGTAAAACGACGTTCTTACGCGCTTTTAATCGTCTGAATGAAGAAACGGCTGACTGTACGACGACGGGAAATATCCAAATAGACGTTGGCAGTGGCTTAGAGGCGCAGATGAGAGCCTGTGGCGGCTCGCTGATGGCGCTAAGACTCAAGGTCGGCATGCTGTTTCAAACGCCAAACGTGCTGCCTGTCAGCATTGGAAGAAACGTTGCTATGCCGCTAGAAAAGCTGATGCGGCTTTCCCGCTATGAGATTCATCATCGGGTAGAGAAGAGCCTAAGGGACGTCGGGCTGTGGCCGGAAGTCTGCGACCGCTTGAATACTTCCGCTTCGCTGTTGTCCGGTGGGCAGCAGCAGCGCCTTTGTCTGGCACGTGCACTAGCGTTGGAACCTCAGATTCTTTTGCTGGATGAGCCCACTGCTTCGCTGGATATTTTGGCTTCTGCGCGAATTGAAGCCCTGCTGAAAGAACTTGCGGAAACCTACACCGTTATTATGGTGTCCCACAGTCTTTCTCAAGCCTGCCGTCTGGCTGACAGGCTGTTTGTGTTTGACGACGGGCGGCTAGTAAAAACGCTCAACGACCGACAAGAGATGGAGGAGGAGAGGCTGGCGTTGATGATCGCCTCTCTGGCTGAATCAGCGCTAAAGTAAGAAAGATAAGTTAGTCAGGGCGAGGCTGTATTTTGCAGCGGCAGCCTGAGAAAAATTGCTATATCGCTCACCAATATTGAATGATTTCCGTTCTATAACAACGGACTATTTTAATCTCTCACCTGTTTATTTATTCCCGCGTTAAGCGCTTCGGTGTTTTATACGCTATTTATTTAGGTGAGGAGGTACAGTTCGTGAGTTTTTATATGTTTGAAGGTCTTGTTCCCGTTGTTGACCCTACCGCCTATGTTCACCCTAGTGCAGTACTTATTGGCGACGTCATTGTTGGAAAGAACGTCTATATCGGCCCTCATGCCTCACTGCGTGGGGACTACGGGCGGCTGATTCTGGAGGATGGTGCAAACCTTCAGGATTGCTGCATTATGCACGGCTATTGCGACACCGATACGATAGTGCACTCATGTGGCCACATCGGTCACGGTTCAATACTGCACGGCTGTACTATCGGCCGAGATGCGCTGGTAGGAATGAACAGCGTGATTATGGATGGTGCGGTGATTGGGGATGAAAGCATTGTTGGCGCCATGAGCTTTGTTAAGGCAGGTTTTATTGGGCAAAAGAGGCAGATGCTGATGGGGATCCCGGCTAAGCACGTGCGCGACGTGACGGAGGACGAGCTTTATTGGAAACGGCTCAACACGCAAGAGTATCAAATGCTGGCCGCTCGCTCTTTGCTGTCTTTACATCCGGTGACTCCGCTTACTGAAATTGAACCCCATCGCCCTCGCCTTAAGGGCAGTACTGAGGTCAAACCGAAAGCAGAGATGTAGCCTCTTTTCCTTTCAAACGCGCAGCCGACTGTTATATCTTGTTAGTTGATATGGGGAAGACCCCGTTGCATTTTAGCGCGTTGGAGAACAGCTATGATTGTGGTTATTTTTGAGTTAGAGGCCGCAGAAGGAAAGCGTGACGATTACTTACAGTTTGCAGCAGAGCTTAAGCCACTGCTTTCTCAGATGGACGGCTTTATTTCCATCGAGCGTTTTCAAAGCTTGAGTCATCCGGAAAAGCTGCTTTCCATATCCTTCTGGCGAGATGAGGCGTCAGTTGCGCAGTGGAGAAATATTGAACAGCACCGACTGGCTCAGGCTGAAGGGCGTCGCCACATTTTTGCGGGGTATAGACTTCGAGTAGCCAGCGTGCTGCGCGACTATAGCCTTGACGAAAGAAGGGAAGAGGCTCCAATGGATAGCCAGGAGTTTCATCGTTAGCTATTTAGTTTATTCACTGTGTGATAACGATACCCCGCAGCCAACGCCGCGGGGTGCTTGGAGAGGTGAGCTTAGTTCCAGAAGATCAGTTCCAAAAGAGGGTTTGTAGCATTTTCAGGCTAAGCAGGATTAGCAGGCAGGCAAAAACTTTTTTCAGTGTAGCAACGGGCAGCCGGTGGGCTAATTTAGCGCCTAGTGGGGCAGTAAAATAGCTGATGACTGAAATAAGAACGACCGCAGGAAGATAGACATACCCGATACTGTAGTCCGGCGTGCCGGAAGATCCCCAGCCGTTAATCATGTAGCCGACGCTTCCCGACAGGGCAATAGGTAGCCCCACCGCAGCAGAAGTGCCGATAGCCTGCTGTATACGAACGTTACACCAGTTCAAAAATGAAACCGTGAGTGAACCGCCGCCAATGGCGACCAGCGCTGAGATCCCACCGATAGAAAGTCCCGCAATAGACATTCCCAGAAAACCAGGGAGCTGACGGCTTGGCTTAGGCTTAATATTCAGGATCATCTGCAGGGCGACATAGCCCATAAAGCAGGAGAAGAAGATGCCCAGCGCTTTAGTTGGCAGCAGAGCCGCTAGCCAGGTAGCGGAGAGCGTTCCCAGCAGGATCGCCGGCGTGATTTTCCAAACGACGGGCCAAAGTACACCCTGATGCTTGTGGTGTGCTCTTAAGCTGGAGAATGCGGTAAAAACGATAGAGGCCATAGAGGTTCCGAGAGCCATATGAACCAGGTGATCGGGCGGCGTACCTTGAGCAGCAAAAATCGCTGTGAGAATGGGAACCATGATCCCACCTCCGCCTATGCCTAATAAACCGGCCATAAAGCCAACCACTGCGCCTAGCGCTAAGTAGGCCACTACCCATTCAATCGCCATGAACTTACCTTATTTGTTGTTATCCCGGGAAGAGGTGAACACTATACACCGCTGAAATGAGTTAATCATTTGTTATGGATCTTTACTATTTTATCCGCAAGCGCGCAGGCAGGGGGCTGTATAGGATCCAATAGGCCTCCTTTTTGCGGTACAATAGTGGAAGAATGGCTATTTAAGCGCTGAGGTACTATGTTTGAATTTGAAGGCCGAGTGATAGAAACCGACGCTCAGGGGTATTTACTCAATATTGATGACTGGAGCGAGGCCATAGCGGTAGAGCTTGCTCGTCAGGAGGAGATTTCCTTAAGTGAGGAGCATTGGGAGGTTGTTCGCTTTGTCCGCGACTTTTATAAAGAGTTTAATACCTCGCCGGCGATTCGTATGTTAGTTAAAGCCATGTCGCAAAAGTATGGCGAAGAGAAGGGTAACAGTCGGTATCTGTATCGGCTGTTTAGTAAAGGTCCGGCGAAGCAGGCTACAAAAATTGCGGGACTGCCGAAACCGGTAAAGTGTATCTGATTGCTTTGCAAAGAGAGTGATGTTCAAGAAGGGCTTTTTACTGGATGTAAAGTTAAGTCAGTGTTGTCAAAGCTGGCTTGAAATGTGACCACCGCCCCCCATATTTAAAGGGAAGGCATAGCCTGAATAAAAGGAGGAGACAGTGATTACCAGCAAATTCTCTATTGGTCAGCAGGTCAGACATTCACTATTGGGAAGCCTGGGTGTGATTATTGATATCGACGCAGAGTATTCTCTCGAGCAGCCGGCTTCTGAGGATGAGGTTGCCGCCGACGATCGCCTGAGGAAGTCTCCTTGGTATCATGTGGTTATGGAAGATGATGACGGGCAGCCAGTGCACACTTATCTGGCAGAGATTCAACTGATGCGCGAAGAGGATGAAACGCATCCCGAACAGCCTTCTCTTGACGAACTGGCCGCGTCTATTCGCGATCAGCTTCAGGCTCCTCGTTTAAGAAACTGATCGAGACGTTCAGGAACGTTAATTAATGATTAAAAAGGCCGTGCAGACAGAGCCGCACGGCCTTTTTATTTCTGAAAAAAAATAGCCGTGAAACCAAAAAGTGTGTGGAGTCGGTTTCACGGCAAACCAAAAACAGTCATGTCTAACGGATAAAACGCTGTGATAATTATCACCGAGTTTTGCTATATAAAACAAGCTGGTAAAATCACTAGGTTTTTTTGAGAGTATTTTTACGTCATTATCCGTGCCTTTTTTATAATTCATTGATTTTTTGAAATAATAATTTTTATTACACACATTGAAGCTGTCAGAGTTCATCTTCAACCCGAATCCCTACTTTTCTGATTAAAAAACGAACAATCTATCTGAAAAGCAAATAACGCGAAGGGGAAGAGACAAAGTAACGTGGGTTACGGTAGCTGCGGTGACTATTTTTTTATTAAAAGTAGATTATTAATTTGTTATTAACCTACAATAATCTATTATCATTAATAACTTATTTGAATTTATGATTTTCATTCTATTTATCGTATGAAATATATGTTTTTCAATTTAATAATTTAACAGTGGCTACATTTTTGATGAGTATTTAATTATTTGAATGAATTTTAATGCCTTTTTATTGGCTTTGATTTGTTGATTGGTTTATATTTTATTTCAGCAACTCTTATTTATGAGATTTGTAATCAGCTTGTAAAGCGTCTATTTGGTTTTTTATATCATCTAAGTATATTGTTTTACAAAGTAAATTTTTGATGACTTGCTCCAAACGGTAATCTACATAAATCAGTAAACGGACTTTTTAATTCCTTATTAAAAATAAGGATAACTGTGCGTGTAATCAGTGCAGCGTATTCCCGTCTGGACCCAAAAGTTAAAGGGTCATAATGATCGATTTTTCTGAAACCGAATATTTTCAAAAGATTAACCAACAGCGTCGAAAGAAAAAGCATTATTTAAAAGACATTGGCGATCAGTGGTGCACGCCCGATGCACTTTTCTGGGCTATTGATGCTTTGTACGGCCCGATGGTACTCGATCTCTTTAGCGATGGTGAAAACAGCAAGTGCTCTTATTTTTATACCGTTAAAGATAATGCCCTTACTCAAGACTGGTCAGCCAAACTGGATAAAATTAAAGGGGCTGCGTTTGCGAATCCACCGTATTCCAGATCGAAGCAGCACAAAGGGCAGTATCTGACGGGAATGTCTCACATCATGCGCTATACCCTCAAACAGCGGGAAAAGGGAGGGCGCTATGTGTATCTGGTTAAAGTTGCGACAGCTGAAGAGTGGTGGCCAGGGGAACAGGCGGATCACGTTGCGTTTATTCGCGGCCGAATTCCCTTTGAGCTGCCGAAGTGGTTTGTCGCCGCAAATGAAAAACAGGCCGTAACAACCGCCTCTTTTGGCATTGCGGTGCTGATTTTTGATAAAGACTGGCAGGGCCCAAAGATAAGCTACTTAGAGCGGAACACGCTGTTAAGCATGGGTAATGACGTCATGAATAAAAGGGCCATTCAGCTTACAAGGTAAGTCAGGCCCTTAATAGCTGAACAGCCTACGGCTCAGCGGGTAGAAAGCCTTCTATCAGCTGACCTGACCGTGGGTAATCAGAGTTAAGGGAAGATTGATATCGAAAATCTTGCAGTTAGCCTGAGTAACTCCGAAGGAGGCAATGCGCTGTTTGTGCATTTGCCAGTAACGCTCTGCGGAGTCTCTGTCGGTAAATAGATAAATACCGCCGGCTTCTTTGGTTTCCAGGTTTTCTGTCCAGATTTTTGAAATAAAGCCCGGCTCCTGATTAATACTCTCTGCCAGCCCTACAGCGCTTTTGGACAACGCCTCCCCCAACATTTCTGCGGGCATGCTGAAGTCTACTTGAAGTACAACCGCCATAAACGTCTCCTGATGGCTCTAACGTAATGAAATAGACGTTGAATGTGCCATTTTTTAGAGAAAATGCCAACTTTGACATAAGGTTTCATTAGGCGGGGCTAAAAATTCCGATGTTTGAATAGAGAGTGGGTGCGGTATACTAGTCTTAGTATTGACTACAGAAAAATGCGCCTTAGGCGGTTGCGCCTATTCATACGATAGTGATTGCGTTAATGGGGCTCAGCTGAAATAATTACTTGATTTCCTAAGAGGATGTTGTAGAAAACGTTAGTTCTACACTCATCTGGCTTCTAGGTACGGCGTTTTTTGCGGATAAGTGCGTCGATTTTATTCTTTCTGTTTGGAGATTTTCTGTTGATAAGCGTTCTTCTTGTTGATGACCACGAACTGGTGCGCGCAGGGATCCGACGCATTTTAGAAGATGTCAAAGGAATAAAAGTGGTTGGCGAAGCTCAAACTGGTGAAGATGCCGTTAAGTGGTGCCGCGCCAATGACGTTGACATCGTCCTGATGGACATGAATATGCCGGGAATTGGCGGGCTGGAGGCAACTAAAAAGATCCTCCGCTATTCGCCGGATATTAAAGTCATCATGTTAACTATCCACACTGAAAACCCGCTGCCGGCAAAGGTGATGCAGGCGGGGGCTTCTGGCTATCTCAGTAAAGGTGCTGCTCCGGATGAAGTGATTAACGCTATCCGCGCCATTGCCTCTGGTCAGCGCTACATTGGTGCAGAGATTGCTCGTCAAATGGCTCTAAGCCAGTTGGCACCAGAGGCGGATACTCCTCTGTCAGCCCTGTCTGAGCGTGAGCTACAGATTATGCTGATGATCACCAAGGGGCTTAAGGTAAATGAGATCGCTGAAGCGCTCAATCTGAGCCCTAAGACGGTTAATAGCTACCGCTATAGAATGTTTAGCAAGCTGAATATCAGCGGCGACGTTGAGCTTACCCACTTGGCAATACAGAACGGCATTGTTTCATCGGATAAATTGTTAAACAGTGACTGATCATTTCGACAGCCAGGCTTTTCTAAAGCACGTCACTAACGAGCCAGGGGTTTATCGTATGTACGATGCCTCTGGCGTCGTTATTTATGTCGGTAAAGCCAAAGATCTTAAAAAGCGCCTGTCTAGCTACTTCCGCCAAAACGTCTCCAGTAAGAAAACAGAAGCGCTGGTCAAAAGCATCCACAGCATTGACGTGACGGTAACCCATACGGAAACCGAAGCTTTGCTGCTGGAGCACAACTACATCAAACTCTACCAGCCGCGCTATAACGTACTGCTTCGCGACGATAAGTCATATCCTCTGATTTTCCTGAGTTCCGACAGCCACCCGCGCCTGAAAATACACCGCGGCGCCAAGCACGCCAAAGGGGAGTACTTTGGCCCGTTCCCTAACTCAGGAGCTGTACGGGAAACGCTGGCGCTGCTGCAAAAGATTTTTCCCATCCGTCAGTGCGAAGACAGCGTATACCGAAACCGCTCACGCCCCTGCTTGCAATATCAGATTGGTCGGTGTCTAGGCCCCTGCGTTGCAGGGCTAGTGACCGAAGAGGAATACCGAAAGCAGGTAGACTACGTGCGGCTGTTTCTGGAAGGAAAAGACAGTCAGGTACTCGATCGTCTTATTGTCAGTATGGAAGAGGCCAGCAAAGCGCTGAACTTTGAAGAGGCGGCTCGGATCCGCGATCAGATCCAGGCTATCCGGCGCGTTACCGAGAAGCAGTTCGTGTCAGGCGATAGTGATGACTTAGACGTTATCGGCGTAAGCTATGAGTCGGGCATTGCCTGTATGCATGTGCTGTTTCTGCGTCAGGGAAAAGTATTGGGAAGCCGCAGCTACTATCCTAAAACGCCGAGAGGAACTGAGCTGGAAGAGGTGGTGCAGACCTTTGTCGGTCAGTTCTATCTGCAGGGAAGTCAGGCGCGCTCGCTGCCGGGCGAGATCCTGCTGGATTTCAGCCTGCCTGATAAGGCAGCA
This DNA window, taken from Leminorella richardii, encodes the following:
- a CDS encoding TetR/AcrR family transcriptional regulator, with amino-acid sequence MRIVKAPEVRRTEILSVAERLFQMKGYEKTSVDEIVRTAEIAKGTFYHYFKSKEEILDALTERLVADMAHESRLIANNGDLNAVEKIVSIISKQSALAAERQSVVDGMHHPTNKALHDRINVETVRVFGPILAEVVSQGNRDGIFHVDDPLSTVQFILAGSQCLFGEGTFNWSAAEEQARKQAMLTLIERTFAAEPGSLSAVLQTVLSPKKPLQNAF
- a CDS encoding phosphate ABC transporter substrate-binding protein, with protein sequence MVGAAKNIMSANPNVNITVTGGGSGVGVQKVGEGLVEIGNTGRALKQSEIDKYGLVSFPFAIDGVAVVVNEANSAKSLSREQLSDIFSGKIANWKQVGGSDAPISLYVREDGSGTREVFEEKALNKGTELAQANVVNSNGAMKTAVMQDKNAIGYVGIGHLDNSLHGVTVDGMIPSQENAASGSYKITRLLYMNTKGQPQGLTKAFIDYVYSPEGTAIIEKSGYLPTGKSE
- a CDS encoding PstC family ABC transporter permease, yielding MSNSHDGAGLPLRLATALTVCGIGLIFLMVFAFAVPVLAPHSGTDGSGLFSWLWSPSKGQFGILPMIAGSVLLSLSAVALSWPLAIGLCGWLLNATAPNASVFTRLLTRLIAGLIRFMTAVPTVVYGFVAIFLLTPLVRGAVGGGSGLNWLSACLILSLLLLPTMVLVMDTGLRPRMEKLHLSASALGFNRLQTLLYFVFSQGRRCLLTALILGFGRGIGDTLISLMLSGNWPQLPIFPTDSLRTLTAHMALVTANEVGGTAYNSLFAAGAVLLLINGCVSLALRRLERGVGSEV
- a CDS encoding PstA family ABC transporter permease; translation: MKSERPIVLLTAVGWLAVAILLVAMGSLLGFLLVKGVPALNVSLFFGDTPVKEALFGGRPVWDGIWPACVGTLYLVCLTVALALFPGIGCGIYLAEYAGPRQKQWLGCAIDVLAGIPSIVMGLFGFTLILFLRYTFFPQANTGLLLAAVCLALLVLPSVVLTSREALTALPEELRLTCSALGFSRRERLRYVLLPAASRGILGGIVLAFGRAAEDTAVILLTGVVANAGLANGIFDKFQALPFTIYYTAAQYQTQEELQRGFGAALVLLLLAGSLLLGAYAIEKTYRLRWKKGVL
- a CDS encoding phosphate ABC transporter ATP-binding protein; translated protein: MTIAARVSDVSIAFGGQSIVSKVSLEVPARKISVLIGRSGSGKTTFLRAFNRLNEETADCTTTGNIQIDVGSGLEAQMRACGGSLMALRLKVGMLFQTPNVLPVSIGRNVAMPLEKLMRLSRYEIHHRVEKSLRDVGLWPEVCDRLNTSASLLSGGQQQRLCLARALALEPQILLLDEPTASLDILASARIEALLKELAETYTVIMVSHSLSQACRLADRLFVFDDGRLVKTLNDRQEMEEERLALMIASLAESALK
- the caiE gene encoding carnitine operon protein CaiE, translated to MSFYMFEGLVPVVDPTAYVHPSAVLIGDVIVGKNVYIGPHASLRGDYGRLILEDGANLQDCCIMHGYCDTDTIVHSCGHIGHGSILHGCTIGRDALVGMNSVIMDGAVIGDESIVGAMSFVKAGFIGQKRQMLMGIPAKHVRDVTEDELYWKRLNTQEYQMLAARSLLSLHPVTPLTEIEPHRPRLKGSTEVKPKAEM
- a CDS encoding antibiotic biosynthesis monooxygenase family protein; its protein translation is MIVVIFELEAAEGKRDDYLQFAAELKPLLSQMDGFISIERFQSLSHPEKLLSISFWRDEASVAQWRNIEQHRLAQAEGRRHIFAGYRLRVASVLRDYSLDERREEAPMDSQEFHR
- a CDS encoding sulfite exporter TauE/SafE family protein; translation: MAIEWVVAYLALGAVVGFMAGLLGIGGGGIMVPILTAIFAAQGTPPDHLVHMALGTSMASIVFTAFSSLRAHHKHQGVLWPVVWKITPAILLGTLSATWLAALLPTKALGIFFSCFMGYVALQMILNIKPKPSRQLPGFLGMSIAGLSIGGISALVAIGGGSLTVSFLNWCNVRIQQAIGTSAAVGLPIALSGSVGYMINGWGSSGTPDYSIGYVYLPAVVLISVISYFTAPLGAKLAHRLPVATLKKVFACLLILLSLKMLQTLFWN
- the tusE gene encoding sulfurtransferase TusE, giving the protein MFEFEGRVIETDAQGYLLNIDDWSEAIAVELARQEEISLSEEHWEVVRFVRDFYKEFNTSPAIRMLVKAMSQKYGEEKGNSRYLYRLFSKGPAKQATKIAGLPKPVKCI
- the hspQ gene encoding heat shock protein HspQ; translation: MITSKFSIGQQVRHSLLGSLGVIIDIDAEYSLEQPASEDEVAADDRLRKSPWYHVVMEDDDGQPVHTYLAEIQLMREEDETHPEQPSLDELAASIRDQLQAPRLRN
- a CDS encoding phage N-6-adenine-methyltransferase, with product MIDFSETEYFQKINQQRRKKKHYLKDIGDQWCTPDALFWAIDALYGPMVLDLFSDGENSKCSYFYTVKDNALTQDWSAKLDKIKGAAFANPPYSRSKQHKGQYLTGMSHIMRYTLKQREKGGRYVYLVKVATAEEWWPGEQADHVAFIRGRIPFELPKWFVAANEKQAVTTASFGIAVLIFDKDWQGPKISYLERNTLLSMGNDVMNKRAIQLTR
- a CDS encoding monooxygenase produces the protein MAVVLQVDFSMPAEMLGEALSKSAVGLAESINQEPGFISKIWTENLETKEAGGIYLFTDRDSAERYWQMHKQRIASFGVTQANCKIFDINLPLTLITHGQVS
- the uvrY gene encoding UvrY/SirA/GacA family response regulator transcription factor — encoded protein: MISVLLVDDHELVRAGIRRILEDVKGIKVVGEAQTGEDAVKWCRANDVDIVLMDMNMPGIGGLEATKKILRYSPDIKVIMLTIHTENPLPAKVMQAGASGYLSKGAAPDEVINAIRAIASGQRYIGAEIARQMALSQLAPEADTPLSALSERELQIMLMITKGLKVNEIAEALNLSPKTVNSYRYRMFSKLNISGDVELTHLAIQNGIVSSDKLLNSD
- the uvrC gene encoding excinuclease ABC subunit UvrC — protein: MTDHFDSQAFLKHVTNEPGVYRMYDASGVVIYVGKAKDLKKRLSSYFRQNVSSKKTEALVKSIHSIDVTVTHTETEALLLEHNYIKLYQPRYNVLLRDDKSYPLIFLSSDSHPRLKIHRGAKHAKGEYFGPFPNSGAVRETLALLQKIFPIRQCEDSVYRNRSRPCLQYQIGRCLGPCVAGLVTEEEYRKQVDYVRLFLEGKDSQVLDRLIVSMEEASKALNFEEAARIRDQIQAIRRVTEKQFVSGDSDDLDVIGVSYESGIACMHVLFLRQGKVLGSRSYYPKTPRGTELEEVVQTFVGQFYLQGSQARSLPGEILLDFSLPDKAALEDTLSDVAGRKIQIQTRPRGDRARYLKLARTNASIALKTKLSQQSTVHQRLAALAELLELPEIHRMECFDISHTMGEQTVASCVVFDKNGPLRADYRRYNITGITGGDDYAAMAQVLKRRYGKELTEEKIPDIIFIDGGKGQLGQAIDVFQQLDVSWDKTKPRLIGVAKGSDRKAGLETLFFEAEGEGVSLQPDSPALHVIQHIRDESHDHAISGHRQRRAKVKKTSALEHIEGIGPKRRQALLKYMGGLQPLLEATVDEIAKIPGISQSLAEKIHNALKH